One genomic region from Bradyrhizobium icense encodes:
- a CDS encoding MliC family protein, with the protein MNWRNITIFGAALGLAAVATMPSQASAQSSFRNYRCADGSQFTVGFFQYDKRAHLQLDGKAVTLPKRWTLSGSRYQGKGVTLRITKAGVTTLKHARRRTATCEQT; encoded by the coding sequence ATGAATTGGCGGAACATCACGATTTTCGGCGCGGCACTGGGGCTCGCCGCGGTTGCGACCATGCCGTCACAGGCGTCTGCGCAATCCAGCTTCCGGAATTATCGTTGCGCCGACGGCTCGCAGTTCACGGTTGGATTTTTTCAATACGACAAGCGTGCCCATCTGCAACTCGACGGCAAGGCGGTGACGCTGCCCAAGCGTTGGACCCTGTCAGGGTCGCGTTACCAGGGGAAGGGCGTGACCTTAAGGATCACCAAAGCCGGCGTCACCACGCTCAAGCACGCCAGACGGCGGACCGCGACCTGCGAGCAGACATGA
- a CDS encoding tyrosine-protein phosphatase has product MPDSPVRHLNLAGASNFRDLGGYPTSDGRIVRWRQIFRSNHLGHLTDGDVSVLRELGVRSAFDFRGTEERTAALCGMPEISVHSLPVEPTVVAALRAIAAAGTPLSTDHAVEVMRDSYRSYVQKNTQHFRTLFAHLVDDRAPLVIHCTAGKDRTGFACALILHTLGVSEDVISEDYLLTNRFYRRDPNHSTDLPDEVRQVLGSVQASFLAAAFEAIDADYGDLETYLRDGLGLGKAERAHLEARYLQR; this is encoded by the coding sequence ATGCCAGATTCCCCTGTCCGCCACCTCAACCTTGCCGGCGCCAGCAATTTCCGCGATCTCGGCGGCTATCCCACAAGCGACGGCCGGATCGTGCGCTGGCGGCAGATTTTTCGCTCCAACCATCTCGGCCATCTCACCGATGGTGATGTCTCCGTCCTGCGGGAGCTCGGCGTCCGCAGCGCATTCGACTTTCGCGGCACCGAGGAACGCACCGCCGCCCTGTGCGGCATGCCCGAAATATCAGTTCATTCGCTGCCGGTCGAACCGACGGTGGTTGCGGCGTTGCGTGCCATCGCAGCCGCCGGCACGCCGCTGTCGACGGACCACGCCGTCGAGGTGATGCGCGACTCCTACCGCAGCTATGTGCAGAAGAATACGCAGCACTTCCGGACCCTGTTTGCGCATCTCGTGGACGATCGCGCGCCGCTGGTGATCCATTGCACCGCCGGCAAGGACCGCACCGGCTTTGCCTGCGCGCTGATCCTGCATACGCTCGGTGTTTCCGAGGACGTCATCTCGGAAGACTACCTGCTGACCAACCGCTTCTACCGACGGGACCCCAATCACAGCACCGACCTGCCCGACGAGGTCAGGCAGGTGCTGGGCTCAGTGCAGGCCTCGTTCCTCGCCGCCGCCTTCGAGGCCATCGACGCCGACTACGGTGATCTCGAAACCTATCTCCGCGATGGTCTTGGTCTCGGCAAAGCCGAACGCGCCCATCTCGAAGCGCGCTATCTGCAGCGCTGA
- a CDS encoding GNAT family N-acetyltransferase has protein sequence MYLTVIAAALADSSVRTLSQQEELPLLRDHLLRLDRASRRDRFHGFMDDSFIERYAEKCANDGTTIIAFFENGVVRGAAELHPPDQSPDSLPEIAFSVEASVRRRGVGSILFRKLIAVARTKGYKSLRITTGAQNEAMRALASKFGAQLVFRHGESTGTIDLTKYDQAELAMSWIESVLNATRAALAFNRAYRRMLLRMAGTAPSEWGAS, from the coding sequence ATGTACCTCACCGTTATTGCGGCTGCGCTTGCCGATAGCAGCGTGCGCACGCTGAGCCAGCAGGAAGAACTGCCGCTATTGCGCGATCACCTGCTGCGACTCGACCGCGCCAGCCGCCGCGACCGTTTCCACGGCTTCATGGACGACAGCTTCATCGAGCGCTACGCCGAGAAATGCGCCAATGACGGCACGACCATCATCGCCTTCTTTGAAAACGGCGTGGTTCGGGGAGCGGCGGAGCTGCATCCGCCGGACCAGTCACCGGATTCGCTTCCCGAGATCGCCTTCAGCGTCGAGGCGTCCGTACGCCGTCGTGGCGTCGGCAGCATCCTGTTCCGCAAGCTGATCGCGGTGGCGCGGACCAAGGGCTACAAGAGCCTGCGGATCACCACCGGCGCGCAGAACGAGGCGATGCGCGCGCTCGCCAGCAAGTTCGGCGCGCAACTTGTCTTCCGTCACGGCGAATCCACCGGCACGATCGATCTGACGAAGTACGATCAGGCCGAACTTGCGATGTCCTGGATCGAGAGCGTGCTGAATGCGACGCGGGCAGCCCTAGCTTTCAACCGCGCTTATCGGCGAATGCTGCTTCGCATGGCCGGGACGGCCCCGTCCGAATGGGGCGCCTCTTAG
- a CDS encoding TonB-dependent siderophore receptor: protein MFRIAALATVSVLAWPQSTFAQSSSSPQSGAQSLPPVVIASPEARRRADAPQRRQARRATQAAQSTRPPPQRGVGFVENPRGAIQGYVAGRSMAGTKTNTPIMETPQSLSVIGSEQIRDQKPGKFDEILRYTPGVVAGTFGADTRNDWFLIRGFKSDDIGLFLDGLQLFYTSYASWKLQPFNLARVEVLRGPSAVLYGGSSPSGIVNAVSKMPPTEPIRYLETGVNNFGNAYLSFDFGGPVTTQPENGKLFYRVVGQVQNGGTQVDFTPDNNYFIAPSVTYKPDADTTFTVLASASKTDTRGINFLPYVGTVVDAPFGRIPTKLFVGDPSVDTFQREQEMIGYQFERNLSDSVTFRQNARYAHVDITYRGLVGNSYTNIATGDIGRYNWYAKNTANQGNLDNQLEYRFDTGPVQHTMLFGLDLKSYRIDDYQIFAFGGVPSINVFNPVYGVGDIPFTGAPFRNFLLTQNQLGTYIQDQIKFGGFTLVLSGRNDWVSTSQGDRPTGATLINREDSKFSGRAGLIYNFANGLAPYVAYATSYNPIIGVNASNQMFLPETGEQAEIGLKFQPNGFNGHFSIAVFDLKRQNVPTTVPNTTPILQNQTGEVTSRGLELEAVANLAPGLKMVGAFTSYDLFISKDANPALLGLTPTNTPQQVGSVWADYTFQEGPLRGFGFGGGVRYVGKSFANAANTLVVPSVVLGDATIHYEWQNWRAALNVINIADKTYVASCASDTSCFYGDRRRVTASLAYKW, encoded by the coding sequence TTGTTCCGCATCGCCGCGTTGGCGACCGTATCCGTATTGGCGTGGCCACAGTCGACGTTCGCGCAATCAAGCTCTTCGCCGCAATCCGGGGCGCAGTCGTTGCCTCCCGTCGTCATAGCCTCGCCAGAGGCCCGCCGTCGCGCAGACGCGCCGCAGCGGCGGCAGGCAAGGCGTGCGACGCAGGCAGCGCAATCCACCAGACCGCCGCCGCAACGCGGCGTCGGCTTCGTCGAAAACCCGCGGGGCGCCATCCAGGGTTATGTCGCCGGCCGCTCGATGGCGGGCACCAAGACCAACACGCCGATCATGGAGACGCCGCAGTCGCTGTCGGTGATCGGCAGCGAACAGATTCGCGACCAGAAGCCCGGCAAGTTCGACGAGATCCTGCGTTACACACCAGGCGTCGTCGCCGGAACGTTCGGCGCTGATACCCGTAACGACTGGTTCCTGATCCGCGGCTTCAAGTCGGACGATATCGGCCTGTTCCTCGATGGGCTGCAGCTCTTCTACACGTCGTATGCGAGCTGGAAGCTGCAGCCGTTCAATCTCGCGCGCGTCGAAGTGCTGCGCGGTCCCTCTGCCGTGCTCTATGGTGGCTCCAGCCCGAGCGGTATCGTCAACGCGGTCAGCAAGATGCCTCCAACAGAGCCGATCCGCTATCTCGAGACTGGCGTCAACAATTTCGGCAACGCCTATCTATCTTTCGATTTTGGCGGCCCGGTTACGACGCAACCGGAGAACGGAAAACTGTTCTATCGTGTGGTCGGCCAAGTCCAGAACGGCGGCACGCAAGTCGACTTCACGCCCGACAATAACTATTTCATCGCACCGTCCGTCACCTACAAGCCGGATGCAGACACGACGTTCACCGTTCTGGCTTCGGCGTCGAAAACAGATACCCGCGGCATTAACTTCTTGCCCTATGTCGGAACGGTGGTCGATGCACCCTTTGGACGTATTCCGACAAAGCTGTTCGTCGGCGACCCCAGCGTCGATACGTTCCAGCGCGAACAGGAGATGATCGGCTATCAATTCGAACGCAACCTCTCCGACAGCGTCACATTCCGGCAGAATGCCCGCTACGCCCACGTTGACATCACCTATCGCGGCTTGGTCGGCAACAGCTATACCAACATCGCCACGGGCGACATTGGTCGCTATAATTGGTACGCGAAGAATACCGCCAACCAAGGCAATCTAGACAACCAGTTGGAGTATCGTTTCGACACCGGCCCCGTGCAGCACACAATGCTGTTCGGACTCGACCTGAAGAGCTATCGGATCGACGACTATCAGATCTTTGCCTTTGGCGGCGTGCCCTCGATCAACGTGTTCAATCCTGTTTACGGTGTCGGAGACATACCGTTCACGGGCGCGCCGTTCCGTAATTTCCTCCTGACCCAGAATCAACTCGGCACCTATATTCAGGACCAGATCAAGTTCGGCGGCTTCACGCTGGTGTTGAGCGGCCGCAATGATTGGGTATCGACCAGCCAAGGCGATCGCCCGACCGGCGCCACGCTGATCAACCGCGAGGACAGCAAGTTTAGCGGCCGTGCCGGCCTGATCTACAATTTCGCCAACGGCCTCGCGCCCTATGTCGCCTACGCGACCAGCTATAATCCGATCATCGGCGTCAACGCTTCAAACCAAATGTTCCTGCCGGAAACCGGCGAGCAGGCCGAGATCGGATTGAAGTTTCAGCCTAACGGCTTTAACGGCCATTTCAGCATTGCCGTATTCGATCTGAAGCGGCAAAACGTGCCGACGACAGTCCCGAACACCACGCCGATTCTTCAGAACCAGACCGGTGAGGTCACCTCGCGCGGCCTGGAGCTGGAGGCCGTAGCCAATCTCGCGCCTGGCCTGAAGATGGTTGGCGCGTTCACCAGCTACGATCTCTTTATCAGCAAGGACGCGAATCCGGCATTGCTCGGCCTGACGCCGACCAACACGCCACAGCAAGTTGGATCCGTCTGGGCTGACTACACCTTCCAGGAGGGACCGTTGAGGGGCTTTGGCTTTGGTGGCGGCGTGCGCTACGTCGGCAAGTCCTTCGCCAATGCCGCGAATACGCTTGTGGTTCCTTCGGTCGTGCTCGGTGACGCGACGATCCATTACGAATGGCAAAACTGGCGCGCGGCATTGAACGTTATCAATATCGCCGACAAGACTTACGTCGCCAGTTGCGCATCTGATACGTCCTGCTTCTACGGGGATCGGCGCCGCGTGACGGCGAGTCTCGCCTACAAGTGGTAA
- a CDS encoding glutamine synthetase beta-grasp domain-containing protein — protein MTKYKLEYIWLDGYTPTPSLRGKTQIKEFDKFPTLEQLPLWGFDGSSTMQAEGHSSDCVLKPVAVYPDAARENGALVMCEVMMPDGKTPHPSNKRATILDDEGAWFGFEQEYFFYKDGRPLGFPSDGYPGPQGPYYTGVGYKNVGDVARKIVEEHLNLCLAAGINHEGINAEVAKGQWEFQIFGKGSKTAADQMWMARYLMLRLTESYGIDIEFHCKPLGDTDWNGSGMHANFSTKYMREVGGKEYFEKLMGAFEKNLMDHIAVYGPDNDKRLTGKHETAPWNKFSYGVADRGASIRVPHSFVNNGYKGYLEDRRPNSQGDPYQIASQILKTIAEVPTGAKAAAA, from the coding sequence ATGACCAAGTACAAGCTCGAGTATATTTGGCTCGACGGCTATACGCCGACGCCGAGTCTGCGCGGCAAAACGCAGATCAAGGAATTCGACAAGTTCCCGACGCTGGAACAGCTTCCGCTGTGGGGCTTCGATGGCTCCTCGACCATGCAGGCCGAAGGCCATAGCTCCGATTGCGTCCTGAAGCCGGTCGCCGTCTATCCGGATGCTGCGCGTGAAAACGGCGCGCTGGTGATGTGCGAAGTCATGATGCCCGATGGCAAGACCCCGCATCCCTCGAACAAGCGCGCGACCATCCTCGACGATGAAGGCGCCTGGTTCGGCTTCGAGCAGGAATATTTCTTCTACAAGGACGGCCGTCCGCTCGGCTTCCCCTCGGACGGTTATCCGGGTCCGCAGGGCCCGTACTACACCGGCGTTGGCTACAAGAACGTCGGCGACGTCGCCCGCAAGATCGTGGAAGAGCATCTCAACCTCTGCCTCGCCGCCGGCATCAACCACGAAGGCATCAACGCCGAAGTGGCGAAGGGCCAGTGGGAATTCCAGATCTTCGGCAAGGGCTCCAAGACCGCTGCCGACCAGATGTGGATGGCCCGCTACCTGATGCTGCGCCTCACCGAGAGCTACGGCATCGACATCGAATTCCACTGCAAGCCGCTCGGCGATACCGACTGGAACGGCTCGGGCATGCACGCCAATTTCTCGACCAAATACATGCGCGAAGTCGGCGGCAAGGAATACTTCGAGAAGCTGATGGGTGCCTTTGAGAAGAATCTCATGGACCACATTGCCGTCTATGGGCCGGACAACGACAAGCGCCTGACCGGCAAGCACGAGACCGCGCCCTGGAACAAGTTCAGCTACGGCGTTGCGGACCGCGGCGCTTCGATCCGCGTGCCGCACTCCTTCGTCAACAACGGATACAAGGGCTATCTGGAAGACCGCCGCCCGAACTCGCAGGGCGACCCATACCAGATCGCGTCCCAGATCCTGAAGACGATCGCGGAAGTCCCGACCGGCGCCAAGGCCGCCGCGGCCTAA
- a CDS encoding S1C family serine protease, giving the protein MADPTAAILPSLSSALADVVARTRSAIVSVHSHRSRASGFIWKPGLIVTADEALADEGEVSVKFADGTAQPAKIAGRDHTTDIALLRLDTGSDGGNTASVALSPVVPDLGSLMVVVAAEHGIPAAALGVISLVGGPWRSLRGGEIDARIELDVRLRSSHEGGLAVNASGEAIGMAVQGVRRILVIPGATIDRIAGRLETHGRIARGYLGVGLQPVKLEDGVGAMVMSVDKSGPSAAAGILQGDVIIGWNNEKLPAMRSLIRSLGPDSIGSVVDITIRRAGQPLQVKLTIGERPEA; this is encoded by the coding sequence ATGGCCGACCCGACCGCAGCTATCCTTCCGTCGTTATCCTCCGCCCTTGCCGATGTCGTCGCCCGGACAAGGTCTGCGATCGTCTCGGTGCATTCGCACCGCTCGCGGGCCTCGGGCTTCATCTGGAAACCCGGCCTGATCGTGACGGCTGATGAAGCGCTGGCCGACGAAGGCGAAGTCTCAGTCAAATTTGCCGACGGAACGGCGCAGCCGGCCAAGATCGCGGGACGCGATCACACCACCGACATCGCGCTGCTGCGGCTCGATACCGGGAGTGATGGCGGTAACACGGCCTCCGTCGCGCTCTCGCCTGTTGTTCCGGATCTGGGCTCGCTGATGGTCGTGGTCGCCGCCGAGCATGGCATTCCTGCTGCGGCGCTCGGTGTCATCTCGCTGGTCGGGGGCCCCTGGCGCAGCCTTCGTGGCGGCGAGATCGATGCCAGGATCGAGCTCGACGTGCGGCTGCGCAGCAGCCACGAGGGGGGACTTGCCGTCAATGCCTCCGGGGAAGCGATTGGTATGGCTGTCCAGGGGGTGCGACGCATTCTCGTCATTCCCGGCGCGACGATCGACCGGATTGCGGGAAGGCTTGAGACCCACGGCCGGATCGCGCGGGGCTATCTCGGGGTTGGATTGCAGCCGGTCAAGCTTGAAGATGGCGTCGGTGCGATGGTGATGAGTGTCGACAAGTCGGGTCCCTCTGCCGCCGCCGGCATCTTGCAGGGCGACGTGATCATCGGCTGGAACAATGAGAAGCTGCCCGCCATGCGCTCGCTGATACGATCGCTCGGGCCCGACAGTATCGGATCGGTCGTCGACATCACAATTCGGCGCGCCGGCCAACCGCTGCAGGTCAAGCTCACGATCGGCGAAAGGCCAGAAGCGTGA
- a CDS encoding substrate-binding domain-containing protein: MADTVRMLSTLALKGAVHSLAGRYQAAGGARIDADFAPTLALLERLRAGEAADVVILTREGLDEVAREGRLVAETCVDLARSFVGIAVKAGTAHPDIATEAALRAALLGARSVAYSRLGASGILFATLIEQLGIASDVNARAQIIPQGFTAEKIVTGEADLAVQQISELKQVPGIEVVGPIPRELQTPAVFSAGRMSASNKPDEADRLLRFLASPAVTPALRESGLEP, translated from the coding sequence ATGGCTGATACCGTGCGCATGCTTTCGACGCTGGCGTTGAAGGGCGCCGTTCACAGCCTGGCAGGCCGTTATCAGGCAGCCGGCGGCGCACGCATCGATGCCGATTTCGCGCCCACATTGGCGCTGCTGGAACGGCTGCGCGCGGGCGAGGCCGCGGACGTCGTCATCCTGACCCGCGAGGGGCTGGACGAAGTCGCGCGCGAGGGACGGCTGGTAGCGGAGACTTGCGTGGACCTGGCCCGCTCCTTCGTCGGCATCGCCGTAAAGGCCGGGACGGCCCATCCCGATATCGCGACCGAGGCTGCGTTGCGCGCAGCGCTACTCGGCGCGCGCTCGGTGGCTTATTCGCGGCTTGGCGCCAGCGGCATTCTGTTTGCAACGTTGATCGAGCAACTCGGCATTGCTTCCGACGTCAATGCGAGGGCGCAGATCATCCCGCAGGGTTTTACTGCTGAGAAGATTGTGACCGGCGAGGCCGATCTTGCCGTTCAGCAGATCAGCGAATTGAAACAGGTGCCTGGTATCGAGGTGGTTGGACCCATTCCGCGCGAACTGCAAACGCCCGCGGTGTTTTCCGCCGGACGCATGTCAGCGAGCAACAAGCCGGATGAAGCGGACCGGCTGCTGCGATTTCTTGCGTCGCCTGCCGTCACACCAGCCTTGCGTGAGAGCGGGCTCGAACCCTGA
- the fabG gene encoding 3-oxoacyl-ACP reductase FabG: protein MDGKVIVVTGALGALGRVVVDEALARGARIASVDHAPTQVPATADLFELGGVDLTDAAVAKKAIDAAAAHFGKLDALINIAGGFAFETVVEGDPKTWQRMYALNVMTALNASRAAIPHLVASEAGRIVNIGAMGALQGGAGMGAYAASKSGVHRLTEALAAELKGKVTVNAVLPSIIDTEANRASMPKADFTKWVTPKELADVILFLASDAASAVTGALLPVNGRV from the coding sequence ATGGACGGAAAAGTCATTGTCGTGACGGGCGCGCTGGGTGCGCTCGGCCGGGTCGTCGTGGACGAAGCGCTGGCGCGGGGCGCCAGGATTGCGAGCGTCGATCATGCACCGACGCAAGTCCCGGCCACGGCGGATCTGTTTGAACTCGGCGGCGTCGACCTCACCGATGCGGCGGTAGCCAAAAAGGCGATCGACGCTGCCGCCGCCCATTTCGGCAAGCTCGACGCGCTGATCAACATCGCCGGCGGATTTGCCTTCGAGACGGTGGTGGAGGGCGATCCGAAGACGTGGCAACGGATGTACGCACTCAACGTCATGACCGCGCTCAACGCCTCGCGCGCGGCGATCCCGCACCTCGTCGCGTCGGAGGCCGGGCGCATCGTCAATATCGGCGCCATGGGCGCGCTGCAGGGGGGCGCCGGCATGGGCGCCTACGCTGCCTCCAAATCCGGCGTGCACCGCCTCACCGAGGCACTCGCTGCCGAACTCAAGGGCAAGGTTACAGTCAACGCCGTGCTGCCGTCGATTATCGACACCGAGGCCAACCGCGCCAGCATGCCGAAAGCCGATTTCACCAAATGGGTGACGCCGAAGGAACTGGCCGACGTAATTCTGTTCCTCGCCAGCGACGCCGCGAGCGCCGTCACCGGCGCGCTGCTGCCGGTGAACGGGAGGGTTTAG
- a CDS encoding DUF2735 domain-containing protein, with translation MNQSLDHGSAKIYQFPAGGRAALGGRRYGETKAVTEFAAQPVNLADCSDSWYHAAAIEDAKTERDH, from the coding sequence ATGAATCAGAGTTTGGATCACGGATCAGCCAAGATCTACCAATTCCCCGCCGGGGGCCGGGCGGCTCTCGGGGGGCGTCGCTATGGCGAGACCAAAGCCGTGACCGAGTTCGCTGCCCAGCCGGTCAACCTCGCGGACTGCAGCGATAGCTGGTACCACGCCGCGGCGATCGAGGATGCCAAGACAGAGCGGGACCATTGA
- a CDS encoding GrlR family regulatory protein: MLNGLYKVEYGVDDAFGRSIMCMHDGKLLGGNSAFAHLGTYQETAGEIIGEVITQRHNDDPHYKPLMDTDVAAISVRGRLQGNKIRFEGSAAPRPGALFWAELTRLDDEALPPVGTVGPGGIVNGLYSIQLRALDGIKAGLSGVMLLLDGRILGGDAFFYYLGSYSSADGRWKGEILNQEHTPAIGENPVFGGHEVGIGFTGTCDEAGAELEAIALAGKRSLRLAATLKLMRSA; encoded by the coding sequence TTGCTGAACGGGCTCTACAAGGTCGAGTACGGCGTGGACGACGCGTTCGGCCGCAGCATCATGTGCATGCACGATGGCAAGCTATTGGGCGGTAATTCCGCCTTTGCCCATCTCGGCACCTATCAGGAGACTGCTGGGGAAATTATCGGCGAGGTCATCACCCAGCGCCACAATGACGACCCCCACTACAAGCCGCTGATGGATACCGACGTCGCCGCCATCAGCGTGCGCGGCAGGCTGCAGGGAAACAAGATTCGTTTTGAAGGCAGCGCCGCGCCGCGGCCGGGTGCCTTGTTCTGGGCCGAGTTGACCCGGCTCGACGACGAAGCGCTGCCGCCGGTCGGCACCGTCGGGCCCGGCGGCATTGTCAACGGGCTCTATTCCATTCAGCTCCGCGCGCTGGACGGCATCAAGGCCGGCTTGTCCGGCGTCATGCTGCTGCTGGACGGCCGCATTCTCGGTGGCGACGCCTTTTTCTACTATCTCGGTTCCTACTCGTCGGCCGACGGCCGCTGGAAGGGCGAGATCCTCAATCAGGAGCATACGCCGGCGATAGGCGAAAACCCCGTGTTCGGCGGCCACGAGGTGGGCATCGGTTTTACCGGCACCTGCGACGAAGCGGGGGCCGAGCTCGAAGCCATTGCGCTCGCGGGAAAGCGCAGCCTGCGGCTGGCCGCTACGCTGAAGCTGATGCGGTCCGCTTAG
- a CDS encoding DUF2267 domain-containing protein, whose protein sequence is MSATGLEVFDRTLQITNTWLDEVMATLPRDRKLAWHILGSVLRTIRDRVPVNLAAHLGAQLPLLVRGTYYDQWRPSETPKAWRSADEFLSIVSAELSSQKPVNAKDAAQAVFRVLNHHIDPNQVEKVRHALPEDVQALWPRNNQVSSAA, encoded by the coding sequence ATGAGCGCAACAGGTCTCGAAGTATTCGACAGAACGCTCCAAATCACCAACACGTGGTTGGATGAAGTGATGGCGACGCTGCCACGCGATCGCAAGCTGGCATGGCATATTCTGGGTTCGGTGTTGCGAACCATCCGTGACCGGGTTCCAGTCAATCTGGCCGCACATCTCGGTGCGCAGCTTCCACTACTGGTGCGCGGCACCTATTACGACCAATGGCGCCCCAGTGAAACACCGAAGGCATGGCGATCGGCAGATGAATTTCTCTCCATCGTCTCTGCTGAACTTAGTTCGCAGAAACCGGTCAATGCCAAAGATGCAGCGCAGGCGGTGTTCCGCGTTCTGAACCACCATATCGATCCCAATCAGGTCGAGAAGGTGCGCCACGCGCTTCCGGAAGACGTTCAGGCGTTGTGGCCCCGCAACAACCAGGTTTCATCGGCGGCCTGA
- a CDS encoding DUF2161 domain-containing phosphodiesterase: METALYLPVKRFLEKLGFTVKGEVGGCDLVALNGDDPPIVVIGELKLSFNLELILQAVDRAGAADEVWLAAKLSARGKGRESDARYRNLCRRLGFGMLAVTNTGDVEVLVKPPTSAPRRDPKKRSRLIAEHQKRKGDPVMGGSTRAPIMTAYRQQALACASALSGGPRRVRDLRAAIPDAGKILLHNVYGWFDRAERGIYVLTDAGHAALKRWPQQPMDLAAAGSPPP, encoded by the coding sequence TTGGAAACCGCGCTTTATCTTCCCGTCAAACGCTTCCTCGAAAAGCTCGGCTTCACCGTCAAGGGCGAGGTCGGCGGCTGCGACCTGGTCGCGCTGAACGGTGACGATCCGCCGATCGTGGTGATCGGCGAACTGAAGCTTTCCTTCAACCTGGAACTGATCCTGCAGGCGGTCGATCGCGCCGGCGCGGCCGACGAGGTCTGGCTTGCGGCTAAACTATCGGCCCGCGGCAAGGGCCGCGAAAGCGACGCACGGTATCGCAATCTCTGCCGCCGGCTTGGCTTCGGCATGCTCGCCGTCACCAACACCGGCGATGTCGAGGTGCTCGTCAAGCCGCCGACATCTGCGCCCCGCCGCGATCCCAAAAAGCGCTCGCGGCTGATCGCGGAGCACCAGAAACGCAAAGGCGATCCCGTCATGGGCGGATCGACGCGCGCGCCGATCATGACGGCGTACCGCCAGCAGGCGCTGGCCTGCGCCTCCGCGCTGTCGGGCGGGCCACGGCGGGTCAGGGATTTGCGGGCGGCGATTCCCGATGCCGGCAAAATCCTCTTGCACAACGTTTATGGCTGGTTCGATCGTGCGGAGCGCGGCATCTACGTGCTGACGGATGCCGGCCATGCCGCGCTGAAGCGCTGGCCGCAACAGCCGATGGATCTGGCTGCCGCCGGCAGTCCCCCGCCATGA
- a CDS encoding GrlR family regulatory protein produces MFEGFYKVRFQLGAAVGRSVMYARGGKMLGGNSAFAHIGSYEKRDDGVDIVIQTVRHNPDPNYRAMAGTDDATLLAKGRADGELYRFEGALKELPGVAFRSVMTPIEQEVIPIAGSVGEGGIVNGLYSIHIRLLDGVEGGLTGVMLLNDGRILGGDASFYYLGTYSSENGRWKGQILNQEHTPAMGENPIFGGHEVGIGFSGSCDEQGALLEATALAGKRSLRMNAVLKLMRRV; encoded by the coding sequence TTGTTTGAGGGATTTTACAAAGTCAGGTTTCAGCTTGGCGCGGCGGTCGGCCGCAGCGTGATGTATGCGCGCGGCGGCAAGATGCTGGGCGGCAATTCGGCCTTTGCCCATATCGGCAGTTACGAAAAACGTGACGACGGCGTCGACATCGTGATCCAGACCGTGCGCCATAACCCGGACCCGAATTACCGCGCGATGGCCGGCACGGACGATGCCACGCTGCTGGCGAAGGGCAGGGCGGACGGCGAGCTCTATCGCTTTGAAGGGGCCTTGAAGGAGTTGCCCGGCGTGGCGTTTCGTTCGGTGATGACGCCGATCGAGCAGGAGGTCATCCCGATCGCCGGCAGCGTCGGCGAGGGAGGCATCGTCAACGGCCTCTATTCCATCCACATTCGCCTGCTCGACGGCGTCGAAGGCGGCCTGACCGGTGTGATGCTGCTCAATGACGGGCGCATCCTCGGCGGCGACGCGTCCTTCTACTATCTCGGCACGTACAGCTCGGAGAACGGTCGCTGGAAAGGCCAGATCCTCAATCAGGAGCACACGCCCGCCATGGGTGAGAACCCCATCTTCGGCGGCCATGAAGTCGGCATCGGCTTTTCCGGCTCCTGCGACGAGCAAGGCGCGCTGTTGGAGGCGACTGCGCTTGCCGGCAAGCGCAGTCTTCGCATGAACGCAGTGCTCAAGCTGATGCGCCGGGTGTAG
- a CDS encoding response regulator transcription factor: MSEEASPVIVVSIEIADPMLADRLASLLGAVSGVRLAAPGETATVALVSRDAPTAVGASDIDLTPRERDVLVLMAEGASNKAIARQLGISVHTAKFHVASLLAKLDATGRTDAVTHAARRGVINL, from the coding sequence GTGAGCGAGGAGGCCTCACCGGTCATCGTCGTCAGTATCGAGATCGCCGATCCCATGCTGGCGGACCGGCTCGCGTCGCTGCTCGGCGCCGTGTCCGGGGTTCGTCTCGCGGCACCTGGAGAGACAGCAACGGTAGCGCTCGTATCACGCGACGCGCCGACGGCTGTCGGCGCGTCCGATATTGATCTTACGCCACGCGAGCGCGACGTGCTTGTTCTGATGGCGGAAGGCGCATCCAACAAAGCCATTGCGCGACAGCTTGGAATATCCGTGCACACCGCCAAATTCCATGTGGCTTCGTTGCTCGCCAAGCTCGACGCTACCGGCCGCACCGATGCCGTAACGCACGCCGCGCGACGCGGCGTGATCAACCTCTAA